One Gymnogyps californianus isolate 813 chromosome 11, ASM1813914v2, whole genome shotgun sequence genomic window carries:
- the NR2E3 gene encoding photoreceptor-specific nuclear receptor: MAASPAGSVVSAGLDDSPTGLSPAPGKALSPVLLCKVCGDTSSGKHYGIYACNGCSGFFKRSVRRKLIYRCQAGTGLCPVDKAHRNQCQACRLKKCLQAGMNKDAVQNERQPRSTAQVRLDSIELDAELPPEHVATTREVPPTPCPAPRGPGATVAVTPGPRAPTPPTNHRFMASLMTAETCAKLEPEDADETVDVTGSEPERVAGEYQVAPYPAASPENVYETSARLLFMAVKWAKNLPVFSNLPFRDQVILLEEAWSELFLLCAIQWSMPLESCPLLAVPEPAPGKLLPAALDVRALQETLSRFKALAVDPTEFACMKAVVLFKPETRGLKDPEQVENLQDQSQVMLGQHNRSHYPGQPIRFGKLLLLLPALRFISSERVELLFFRRTIGNTPMEKLLCDMFKN; this comes from the exons ATGGCTGCGTCACCGGCGGGGTCGGTGGTGAGCGCCGGGCTGGATGATAGCCCCACGG GGCTGAGCCCGGCCCCCGGCAAGGCGCTGAGCCCCGTGCTGCTGTGCAAGGTGTGCGGGGACACCAGCAGCGGGAAGCACTACGGCATCTACGCCTGCAACGGCTGCAGCGGCTTCTTCAAGCGCAGCGTCCGCAGGAAGCTCATCTACAG GTGCCAGGCGGGGACGGGGCTGTGCCCGGTGGACAAGGCACACCGCAACCAGTGCCAGGCCTGCCGGCTCAAGAAGTGCCTGCAAGCCGGCATGAACAAGGACG CCGTGCAGAACGAGCGCCAGCCCCGCAGCACAGCCCAGGTCCGGCTGGACAGCATCGAGCTGGACGCCGAGCTGCCCCCTGAGCACGTGGCCACCACCCGTGAGGTCCCCCCGAcaccctgcccagctccccgtGGTCCTGGTGCCACTGTCGCCGTCACCCCGGGTCCCCGAGCACCCACGCCGCCCACCAACCATCGCTTCATGGCCAGCCTGATGACGGCTGAGACATGTGCCAAGCTGGAGCCTGAGGATG CCGATGAGACGGTGGACGTGACGGGCAGCGAGCCGGAGCGGGTGGCCGGCGAGTACCAGGTGGCACCGTACCCAGCGGCCAGCCCCGAAAATGTCTATGAGACCTCTGCACGTCTCCTCTTCATGGCCGTGAAATGGGCCAAAAACCTGCCCGTCTTCTCCAACCTGCCCTTCCGCGACCAG gtgATCCTGCTGGAGGAAGCATGGAGTGAGCTGTTCCTGCTCTGTGCCATCCAGTGGTCCATGCCCCTGGAGAGCTGCCCACTGCTGGCTGTCCCCGAGCCGGCCCCCGGCAAGCTGCTGCCGGCCGCCCTGGACGTCCGGGCGCTGCAGGAGACCCTCAGCCGCTTCAAGGCGTTGGCCGTCGACCCCACCGAATTCGCCTGCATGAAGGCCGTGGTGCTCTTCAAACCAG AGACCCGCGGCCTGAAGGACCCCGAGCAGGTGGAGAACCTGCAGGACCAGTCGCAGGTGATGCTGGGCCAGCACAACCGTTCTCACTACCCCGGGCAACCCATCAG GTTcgggaagctgctgctgctcctcccggCGCTGCGCTTCATCTCCTCCGAGCGCGTGGAGCTGCTCTTCTTCCGCCGGACCATTGGCAACACCCCCATGGAGAAGCTGCTGTGCGACATGTTCAAGAACTGA